The Botrytis cinerea B05.10 chromosome 6, complete sequence region AccctttcaaaaaaaattaaattaaaaaaagatcaaaaaaaaaaaaacgaatTTAATACAAAATTACATCGtaatattaatactatattatcatttctttttcaaataaaaacaaatatttaatataaaaaaaagatttaaaaaaagatcgAAAATATTTCATATTACTATTGAACCAAACCCTCTCCTAATAAAACACTATAAAACACTAttgaaaatctatatatacatattttcttataatagaatacctaggtactatAAAATTTTTATACATAATCCCAATaaataatcattatttctttaaacaaaaataaaactccAAATTTAAACCTCTATACAATATTACAAAAGGAAAGATATAgcttatttttatataaacaattaaaCTTATTAACAAAAACTAAATATACAAGATCGATATTATATCAGTTTACTAGAACTAAATAACtgataaaacaatattcaCTAAAATTGTTCTTATGAATACAAATAAACTCTTAAATAAGATTTGTATTAgctaaatatcaattttatgaCAAAATAGCTAACATTTTTTATCAAAGAtttagaaattctttttttccaaaGTTCCCAGATTTTAGATCCTAACaaaaaactaataatatcGCTCTTTTTcaagattttcgaaattccacatttttatatttcagaattatagaattttcGAGATTGCACTTTCTTAAGTCTCCagaacttcaaaatttataagatttcaaaaactttcaagATTTTCAGGATTTTGTATCCAACTAACTTAATACCAATAGAGTACTACCgatttctaattttatataatctacaAATTCTCAAAGCTTTCAAACTTCCAGATTTTTATAAGTTTTTAAGTTTTcgaattttcgaattttcgaattttcaaattctaaaGCTTCTATATTTAGAacttgaaaaagaaaaacaattttAACAATTGCAATCCGTTATCCTATCGAAACAAAATcgatattaaaaaaacaaaaataaaaataatatttttcgatttccaattttgaaaatttgaaaaattcaagaagtttcgaattagatatttttaattatatcaaatacagttcattactttattaatattttatattatagtacAACTTTTTTAAAGCTATAAAAAAACCgaatcttataaaataaaaataaaaatgtaaTAATAGACTTGTtgttataaaatttaataaaattttaaaggtaaattgatttaataaaaggaatttgttgaataagttttaaagttttcaattcttttaaaacttttaattcTCTTGTAGCTTTTCTagttttcaaattcttttatagTGTTTATAGTTTTTAGAGATGAAAACTCTGAAGGGGAGGGTTTTGTTatggaatataatataggATTGATATTAGAtcgattatttatttaatacaaagtttttatattatatatagtttcattttcgaatggatattagaaaatcaataaagaGTTTTATACTATTTTGTACCCTATTTTAGACTAGTTGTTACCTTGTATATGTTTCTTACAACGAACGCGTAGCATTTCACAATTATCatattaattaatagaaaaaaagaaattctacgAATTCACAGtctgaaaattcttttccccgacggctagtatgattatatataattttagttatattattaaacATTTAGTTTTTgggatttttattttggaaTTCTCTAAATATCTATTAGCTTTATTTCAACtaatggaaaagaagttATTAATAACTTAATACTACGAATATATTATCTGTTTTAATTAGATACTACATTCGTATCTATATCACTATATCTCGCGTAATCAATCTTAGGATTTCCGTAATATTATAACATTTTCCCCACACTCCTTCTCAGTGAATCGCACCTATAGGAACGAAGtaaaaataaagtatatCAGCGAATCAGCTCATCGCGCATTATACGAATTAATATTACTATAGATTACATTTACTCATCAGTTAGTTGTATTTGAAAAGCGTCTTATTCATTGCTCAGACCTGATGTGATATTGAACTTCGACGAAAATGATATCGTAAATACACTCGTAGTTGCAACCGTAATGCTCAGAGGGTTCTTCGGGGaactatttatttgattaggGCATCAAATTATCGAATGGAACTGATAGATGGGACTGATAGTTACCTTCTCAGTAGTTGTAGCAATTGCTTATTCCGGAGATGCATTCACATTTTCTTGGGTAAATGTAAACAACCTCACCGGTGAGTCACAACGGGTTAAGTACCTGGGGTAACTACTGGGGTAGCTACTGTGGTCCTAGCTATCCCTGctccatcatcaatctctATAAGAACATCTTCACTTGTTTCATCCCGCCTCCAAAATAACACCATTCTGGATTCTTTGTTTAATGATCATGGATATCAACGCGCCCACCGATCCTTCTTCAGCACATGTTGCTTTGCCCGGAGAGATGTCATCATCGGGTATTTTTACCAACGATGGCCCAATAACGCCCCTCGATCTTGTAGAAGGTCCCAAAATTCGTACGAAGCTGCGCCTGTACGCTATTTTAGTAGCTCTCTATGTGACTTAACCCACTCTAATTCCAACCACTACTACCCAGCTAACGATATCCTGTAGCTTGCCCTTGGTCTAGCCGCTCTTGACCAGACCATTGTCTCAATAGCCATTCCTACAATTTGTGCTGATTTGCACTCTGCTTCTGGTTATGTTTGGATTGGTGGCGCCTACCTACTTGCCAACGCCGCTACAGGACCAATCTGGGCAAAATTCAGCGACATATGGGGCCGCAAGCCCGTCCTTCTCGTAGCAATTGGCTTGTTTGCAGTATCTAGTATACTTGTGGCACTAAGTATTAACATGACAATGCTCATCGCTGGACGGTCATTGCAAGGTGTCGCTTGTGGTGGCCTAGGACAAGTGGTGATAATCACGATTTCGGATCTTTTCAGTGTACGGAAACGATCGTTATACCTAGGGTTCGTTGGATTCGTTTGGGCAGTTGCTGGGTCAGCTGGTCCGCTAATTGGTGGAGCTTTTGTTCAGTACAAGAGCTGGCGGTGGTGCTTCTGGATCAACCTCCCCATATCCGGAGTAACCTTCGTTCTCCTGCTTCTGTTGCTCGATGTGCACAACCCACGCACAAAAATAATAGAAGGTGTTCGAGCTATCGACTGGTTCGGGACCATCTCTATTCTTGCGGTAACTCTCCTCATTCTCGTCGGACTCGACTTCGGTGGTGCAACATTTCCCTGGAATAGCCCGAAAGTCATCTGCTTGATTGCAATTGGAACCGTAATGATCGGGTTCTTTATCTTTAGCGAGAAAAGACTTGCCAAATATCCCCTGATGCCACTGGCGGTGTTTGCAAATTCGTCCAACAATGCAACTTTTGTACTTGTATTTGCGCATAGCATGGTTCTAATAGGCATTGAATATTATCTACCATTATACTTTCAGAGTGTACTACAAGTGTCACCTCTCCGTAGCGGTGTCTTGTTGTTACCGTTGGTAGTAATACAAGCCGTCCTTGAGATTATGGCTGGTGCTACAATCCACCGCACAGGCCGCTATAGAGAGTTCATGTGGGTTGGAACAACCCTTATGACGTTAGGAACAGGGCTGTACATACATTTTGGAGCCGATACATCTGTTGCAGTCGTCATTGGGCTGGAAACTATTGGTGCTTTTGgcccctctcttcttttccaggCTCCTATGGTTGCTATTCAGAACACTGTTAGTCAGGTTGACACTGCCGCAGCCACAGCTTCTTTAGGTTTCGTCCGCAATATTGCGATGGCATTGTCTATCGTGGTCGGTGGTGTGGTTTTTCAAAATAGTATGGATGCACGGCAACCATCCCTTGCTGCCGCTGGCCTCGGCGAACCTGTTCTCAAGGCTTTGTCAGGTAGCCAGGCAGCGGCAAACGTGGGCATTCCGCAGTTAATTCAGGATGCTTTCCAACGCCGGGAGGTCTTAAAAGCTTTTGCATGGAGTCTGAGGAATATGTTCATATTGTATACGTGCTTGGCGGCTGTGGCCATGGTAGCTAGTGTATTTATCAAGCACCAAAGGCTAAACACCGAGCACACAGAAACAAAGACAGGGATACAATCGTTGAAAAGAGCGGCGGATACGACAGGCTAATCGGATACAAGTCACAGTAACAACAAAGGTGATGTCGCAATTAGTGGCCTCACATAAATCTCTCGGAAAGCTAATACACCAAATGCTAGCAAGTGTATAGGCGTCGATTCGAAAAATATTTCCAACATGAGAGATATCACTTCGAACGCTTCCCAAGGACTGGTTTATCCGACACATGGAGGTATTGCTGGCACTGGGCCCCCAACATGTTTGGAGGGCACCCGGGTGAACTATGATGAAGTGGAAGGAGACATGCACCTTTCGATAATGCTACGCATCGCAATTTGCCTTCGAGGTTTCGAAGGCAGAAAGCCTGTTTCAGGGCCTCACTGCTGGACCCGTTTAATAAATCGGGAACAATGGGATATGGCTTAGGAAAGATCACTACTTGATGGCTCGACGGAGAATAAAAGAGTAGACGCATGAATTTCATGAAATCTAGAAGATTAGCAcacttcaattgaattggGGACTTTGGTAGTTCATCAGTTATTTTAGGTTAGGATATACAGGAAGTGCCTAAAAGCGTGATTCTCAATGTTGTCTATTGATAGCCTGCTTGTTGAAAGAGATAACGATTCATAATATACCTTACCTTCTTGGCCTGTGAAACACATTTCATAATAGCAGTATAGACATGCATCGTTAATTCAGTAAACGAGCCCGCTAACTATTTAACACTTTAATCATGGGCGAGGTGTACCACGCCATTGGATAATAGTAGCAGCTACATGGCCCTGGAGAATTGAATCGCAATTGGATTATTTGAATAAGTTAGAATAAGCTTATTATGATTTCTCCTTATTCTCATGGAGCCTCACTTCCTCATGatctattatttttcaaagcAGGGGAATTGGCGCCGGTTCACTTACATTATGCTGACAAAGTTCCTGTCAATACCCTTCAAGAATACGGCGTTAGCAGCCTCGAGGTAGAGAATACCGAAAGACATTACAATGAAAAGCGAGAAAAGCGACTTCTTGAAGATCTCCAAGCGCAGTCTGTTATCGTTTCTCTGACAAGTTTCGGCACTTCGAAGAGGACCTTTGGCTTGACACCAAAAGGTTAAAACATGATGCAATGAATGATGTTCCCGAACAACCGTTGCAAAGTACTCGTGTCAGTTTTGCCCCGTCTCTACTTTGCACCCTTTGATTCGAAATCGTATCCATGTATCTCACTGTGTATCATTTATGATCAATTTAAGTTGAAGATTAactgatattcaatatagcCTCGGTGTAGGCTGGAGCGGCTTGTTGTATGCAATTAAAACCTTCTATAAGGACATTCGTCCGGAAGATATTCGTAGTAAGTTGATCTGAAATTTGACCACCAAACCTTCGTGCTTCCAGCTCTGTGTGGTTGAACATGCAATTCAGAGCCAGTCAGCGAGTAGCTTTCAAATAGATAATAGAGTACCACACTCAGTTCCAATCTTTATATCGAAGAGCCCATGATCAATGACTTGTGATTAGTTAGATCCTCTTTGAAGACAGATAGTAGCTCAATACAACAAGAACGCCTCAGCAAGATTGGAAGTCACTCATTTCATGATTTTTGTGATCTTTGAGCTCTCCGCTGCGAAAATATTTGGCAATGCCGGGCTTGCCAACAAAAACGTCAAGATGGCCGATATCCTGTGGTTCGACTTCCTTGGTGCTGGCGGCTGGACTTGAGTTACGCTTAGAATCAAACCTGAAGGGAACTGAGGCTTCTGACTTTCCTCTTGAAAAGATGCAGCATGGAATTGAAGGAGAAGTTGGTCGAGTTTCTGTTAGCCGCGATGATACGGCTGAGCCTTAACAGATGTATAGACGCAAGCTCTTTACATAAGCTTTTAATGGCACCGAAAACCCCCAAAAATGGTGGAAAAGAAAGGTGTTTGTACAGCAGTAGGATAGCATTTGAAGTCAGGATTATGATACTTTCTCTCAATCACGCTGAGCAATTTTATAAGGTAATGTGGTAAAgacaatcatcaatcacgAAACCCCTAACAATCAAACATGTAACGCATAATTCAGTCTATTCAAAAAAGCCTAGTGTCGAACCAAGGATGAGTTTTTCTATGGGCTGAGATGTTGTGTGGTAATTTCACTTGCAGGGCTCGAGGAGTATTCAGTCCAACTATTCATATTTTTCAACGATAGTATTGTGTTTCACGCTATTCTTCAAAAGCTCATAGTGAGTATCTATCTCCTCCCTAGATTGCGAAAACATTTCAAGGagtaattataaatttcCCAACCCCACCCTTCCCAGAAAAAACCTCTTGACAGCCTTTTCTAACACCGTCAATATCCTCAAGTTTGACTTCAGAGCCTACAATTGGTCTTAATTTCCCTTCTTTGATTAACTCCCCTAGCCTTTCCAAGTCCTCCCGACTTGGTTCCATCATAAGGTAGCTATAGCTTCTTCCGTTCCAACTGGCCCACGTTTTTAAACTCCAATCCAAAAAATCCATAATTTTGGCCACCCACCAACTTAAGTTTATCTTAACACCTCCTTCTGATACCCCATTAGTATGGCGAGTCATACGCTCAATAGTTTCGGTGCCACCAGGTATCATGGAAATAGAGACTATGACCCCCCCCTTCTTAACGAGAGAACCAAGAGAAAGTGAGCAGGATGTAGTGTCGAAGAGAAAATCTACAGTCTCTTTCCCTAATGCCTTTACGACATCATCTTTCGTATAATCTACTGCTTCGATTCCCTTCCCCAACAATTCCTCTGCCCTGCCAATCTTTCCAGTACTTAGAGTGGTAATGACCCTCCCAGCCCCAAAAACATTCTTGGCGAGCTGAACGGCGACACTACCCGTTCCACCCATACCAGCAGGGATAAGTACGGTCTTACCTTTTAGTCCCCCGGGCAATTGACTGTCTGCTCGGAGTACAGATTGATAGGCTGTTAGTGCTGCTAGTGGCACAGCTGCAGCTTCGGAATGGGAAAGAGATGATGGCTTTTGAGCTACGGCTGCAGAAGTCGAGAGACAGTATTGTGCTTAAATAGGAAGTCAATTATGTTAATTATATACTGGCGTACTTTTCAAAGCTAGGAAGAGGGGGATTCATCGACCGAGAAAAGAATAAGGAGACAGCGCATACCAATGGTTCCACGGTGACGTTCAGGTACGCGAGAGTAGACTGCGTCGCCGGGTTTGACGTGGGTGACGGAAGAACCAGTGGACACGACAGTACCCGATACATCGTAGCCCATCAAGTAAGGGAACCTGGAGAATATTAGAGAAAAGTGGAGATAAACCGGAGAAAGACGAGGCTCGATGCAAAAGCGACTGGAACTACAGCAGAATCACAACCGTTCCAGTGAACTTCATGACAATACACAATTTAGGACATCTTGGAGAGTGTGAGCCATTCGCAAGGCCGGATGATATGATAATCTCGTGTGCAAATGAGAACATCTCAAACATTGCGTGAACTATGATCACTTGACATAGTCTTAACCTCATATTCCTCATCATAGCATCCATTTCCTTCGTCCATCGATGTCACGGTAGAGAAAGTACGTACTTAACATCGAACATCATCTTTGCATATCCACCGGCCATCTTGACATCAATAGGATTGATACTAGCCGCTTCCactttaatcaatatatcgTTTTCATGCGCAATTTTTGGAGTTGGAATGGTTCCTATGTTGTATGTATCTGGTTTCCCAAACTTGGAGAGCGCGAGTGCACGCATTGTTGCCGGAACCTTGGTGACGAATTTGGATTCCATCTTTGCCCAGGAGTGAAGAGAGTTCAAAGAGCAGAGTCAGGACAGGAGGTGTAGATtgcgaagagaaagaagatctACCACAATATATACTGACATTCAAAACAGAGGGAACTGAAAGGGGACTTTTTTTTCAAGGTGGAGACGATTGAAGGGGAAAAGTTCGCCCGACTCGGAGACTTTTTGATGTGAAGAAAGGGCTTTGACTGGGCAGGGCATGTGGTGAACTAAGAGAATGGATCGAGGATTAGAAACCATGGATCATAATAGAGCCACGCCACTGATTCTTGTAACGCTTTATATTGTCAAGAATCCAAGAATCAACGAGATGACGAGAGAAGTTGTGTCGTAACGAGATAGAACGGGACAATTGCTCTCCGAACATGATTGCCAATGACATTTTGATACATAATTATCGATAGCATATCGATAACATCTCGACGTCACGTGTAACTTGACGCAACCACAATTCTGAATTTTaatatcctcatcctcaactctctctgtctctcgCATCCGCCAAGACTTCTGGTCTCGACAATTAACAACACTTATTGTTCTGTTCGTCGTTGAAGTCTCAAATCATTCTTTGTCCCTTTTGAGCAGAAAAGGATCGAGATAACAGCTTACTCGGTAGCCACTTTCATTTCCTAAGCAGGAGATCACCATTGCACGTGCTAGTTACCTACCTTCTACATATCGCAAATAGAATCCCTCTACACACTCACCTGACAGTAATCTCGAAAACTATCATGGCCCCTACTCTAAAATCTGTAGACATCCCATCTTTCTGCACAACTCAACTCCACCTCTTGGACCAAGAACTTCAATCCGAGCTGTCCGAAACTTCGACCCTGATAACTGGAACCTCACCCACTTCCCTTCAGCGTGCTGGACTTGCTATTACGAATCTCATCTTAATTTCTCAAAGAACGGGGCTGGGTGGAAAAGCTGTTGTTGAGCTTGGTCCTGATCCGGCAACTTCTAGTTCCGGCTCTGGAGGGAAAGGCAAAGGTGGTAGTGGGGGTTCGGGAGAAGGTGAATTGCAAGAACATGGGATACGGGTTGGCGACATTGTAGCAGTTAGTGAACAGCCCAGTGGTAGTGCAAAGAAGAGGGAAGTCAAAGAGTtagaggagaagggaagtAGAGGTGTGGTTACCAAGGTAGGGAGGAGTGCGGTGTGGGTTGCGctggatgagaatggaaagggCGAGGAGATTGTTGGGGGTATGAAAAGGTGTTGGGTGGTTAAGCTGGCGAATGATGTTACGTACAAGAGGTTTGTTTATTCTATGTTCTTTCGATCTATTGGATTGATGGTCGATTGAGTGAGAGAAGAATGGGGTGGGTTGCTAATTTGTAACTCAGGATGAATGGTACCATGGGAAAGCTGGGGAAGATGCAAGAAGCGGAATATTCGAATTTCGTAAGGGTTTTATTTGGATTGTCATCACCTTCGCCAGTTCCAGAAAACTTGGAGAATGTGGATATTGAGTGGCTGGATCCAAGTTTGAATGATAGTCAAAAGCATGCCATTAAGTTTGCACTTGCTTCGACAGAGATGGCTTTAATTCATGGGCCACCTGGAGTGAGTATCCTAGATTTATTTTCTGGCGTTCAGCGGGTCATTTCGAGCTATTTATGAAgcttttttttcatttttttttcattagGGCGAGTGCCTTCAAATATGTCCAcattgatggatgatggtaCTGCAGTTGCAGTTTTTTGAATCACGAAAAACACAACCAGTTTTAACATGAATGTTAGCAGAATTCCAGGAACAATAGATGGAAGGGTCATGTCAACTGAAGAATTTGCTAATAATTGATAGACTGGTAAAACCCATACCTTGATTGAGCTCATTTTGCAGATGCTCAAACGGAATCTCAGAGTATTGGTGTGTGGGCCATCCAATATATCCGTGGATAACATTGTTGAGCGACTTGCACCGCACAAGGTACCTATTGTACGTTTGGGCCATCCAGCGAGACTTTTGCCATCAGTTGTCAATCATTCTCTTGATGTCCTTACACAGACTTCAGAAGCGGCTGCAATTGTGCAAGATGtacgaaaagaaatggatacCAAACAGGCTTCAATAAAAAAGACCAAAAGTGGTAAAGAGCGAAAGGCCATATATGGCGATCTTAAGGAACTTCGTAAAGAGTTTCGAGAACGGGAAAGGAAATGCGTCAATACCTTGGTGGGCGGTTCAAAAGTTGTGCTTGCAACCTTACATGGTGCCGGAGGATTTCAACTGAGGGACGAGAAGTTTGACGTTGTGATCATCGATGAAGCTAGGTAAGAGTGTAATGTTTTCTTTGGATTCGTGTTACCCAACTCCAAAAATCTATGTTGTGTTTCTCTCTTCGCTTCTTCTGAGCGTCCCTCGTTTTTCTCAGCAACCACCCCCCCTTATTAGACAATCCCTAACTTCTTATGCTATAGTCAAGCTTTGGAAGCTCAATGTTGGGTACCTTTGCTATCAGCCAGTAAAGTCGTTCTTGCCGGAGATCATCTCCAGTTGCCTCCAACAATTAAATCACTAAATTTCAAGACTAAAACAAAATCACAAGACACAGAGACAGAGGGTATCATTAAAGGGATGACTCTGGAAACCACACTGTTTGACAGATTACTAAAATTACATGGCGCGGGAATTAAAGTCATGCTTACTACACAATACCGTATGCACGAAAAGATCATGAGATTTCCCTCGGACGAATTATATGAATCAAAACTTGTCGCAGCCGAAGCAGTTAAGGCAAGACTTCTCACAGAACTACCGTATGATGTCGAAGAAACAGAGGATACTATTGAGCCCCTGATATTCTTTGATACTCAGGGTGACGACTTTCCGGAGAAGAGCGAAGAGGAGAATGTTGATAAGAAAGCCGGCAAGGGAATGTTGGGTGAAAGTAAAAGTAACGAAATGGAAGCGGTTCTCGTGAGGCGACATGTACAGAATCTTGTCGATGCTGGATTGAAGCCAGAGGATATTGCAGTCGTGACGCCATACAACGCTCAGGTAAGAATGATAGCAGTTTTTCGTGCCCCATGATCTTTCCTCTGAAGTAATGCTAACGCAAAAAGCTTGCATTGATGTCTCGGTCGA contains the following coding sequences:
- the Bchcs1 gene encoding Bchcs1, coding for MAPTLKSVDIPSFCTTQLHLLDQELQSELSETSTLITGTSPTSLQRAGLAITNLILISQRTGLGGKAVVELGPDPATSSSGSGGKGKGGSGGSGEGELQEHGIRVGDIVAVSEQPSGSAKKREVKELEEKGSRGVVTKVGRSAVWVALDENGKGEEIVGGMKRCWVVKLANDVTYKRMNGTMGKLGKMQEAEYSNFVRVLFGLSSPSPVPENLENVDIEWLDPSLNDSQKHAIKFALASTEMALIHGPPGTGKTHTLIELILQMLKRNLRVLVCGPSNISVDNIVERLAPHKVPIVRLGHPARLLPSVVNHSLDVLTQTSEAAAIVQDVRKEMDTKQASIKKTKSGKERKAIYGDLKELRKEFRERERKCVNTLVGGSKVVLATLHGAGGFQLRDEKFDVVIIDEASQALEAQCWVPLLSASKVVLAGDHLQLPPTIKSLNFKTKTKSQDTETEGIIKGMTLETTLFDRLLKLHGAGIKVMLTTQYRMHEKIMRFPSDELYESKLVAAEAVKARLLTELPYDVEETEDTIEPLIFFDTQGDDFPEKSEEENVDKKAGKGMLGESKSNEMEAVLVRRHVQNLVDAGLKPEDIAVVTPYNAQLALMSRSMKEAFPGIELGSVDGFQGREKEAIIVSLVRSNSEREVGFLGEKRRLNVAMTRPRRSLTIIGDSETVSRGSKFLKRWMDFLEENADLRYPSVAELSS